Proteins encoded within one genomic window of Deltaproteobacteria bacterium:
- a CDS encoding efflux RND transporter permease subunit has translation ALARFGLSLDEVQEVARIAIGGEVAGQVFEGDRRFDLVVRLPEALRSDPRAIERLPIALPAAAQREAGGLQRGIGSATAARAFVPLGAVADLELGTGPNQVSRENGKRRVVVTANVRDRDIGSFVAEAEAAIRAGVELPAGYWTSWGGQFEQLESATRRLRVVVPLALALIFAILAGLFGTVRQALLVFSGVPLAWTGGVLLLWLRGIPLSISAGVGFIALSGVAVLNGVVMLSFVNELRREGWELEAALREGALTRLRPVLMTALVASLGFVPMALSTGAGAEVQRPLATVVIGGVLSSTALTLIVLPVLYRELERRHRSVGGDSPD, from the coding sequence GCGCTGGCGCGCTTCGGCCTCTCGCTCGACGAGGTGCAGGAGGTGGCGCGCATCGCGATCGGCGGCGAGGTGGCGGGGCAGGTCTTCGAGGGCGACCGGCGCTTCGACCTGGTCGTGCGCCTGCCCGAGGCGCTGCGCAGCGACCCGCGCGCGATCGAGCGCCTTCCGATCGCGCTGCCCGCGGCCGCGCAGCGGGAGGCCGGAGGGCTCCAGCGGGGGATCGGCAGCGCGACGGCGGCGCGCGCCTTCGTGCCGCTCGGCGCGGTCGCGGACCTCGAGCTCGGGACCGGCCCGAACCAGGTGAGCCGGGAGAACGGCAAGCGGCGGGTCGTGGTGACGGCCAACGTGAGGGACCGGGACATCGGCTCGTTCGTGGCGGAGGCCGAGGCGGCGATCCGCGCCGGTGTCGAGCTTCCGGCGGGCTACTGGACGAGCTGGGGCGGGCAGTTCGAGCAGCTCGAGTCCGCGACGCGGCGCCTGCGCGTCGTGGTCCCGCTCGCGCTCGCGCTGATCTTCGCGATCCTGGCGGGGCTCTTCGGGACGGTCCGCCAGGCGCTGCTCGTCTTCAGCGGCGTGCCCCTGGCCTGGACGGGTGGCGTGCTGCTGCTCTGGCTGCGCGGCATCCCGCTCTCGATCTCGGCGGGCGTCGGCTTCATCGCGCTCTCGGGTGTCGCGGTCCTGAACGGCGTCGTGATGCTCTCGTTCGTGAACGAGCTGCGCCGCGAGGGGTGGGAGCTCGAGGCCGCGCTGCGCGAGGGCGCGCTCACCCGCCTGCGCCCCGTGCTCATGACGGCGCTCGTCGCCTCGCTCGGCTTCGTGCCGATGGCGCTCTCGACCGGCGCCGGCGCCGAGGTGCAGCGGCCGCTCGCCACCGTCGTGATCGGTGGCGTCCTGTCCTCGACGGCGCTCACCCTGATCGTGCTCCCCGTCCTCTACCGCGAGCTCGAACGCCGCCACCGCAGCGTCGGCGGAGACAGTCCCGACTAG
- a CDS encoding tetratricopeptide repeat protein, giving the protein MSEARTLYKTGIEHFASGRIAEAVGAYRQALALNERLAMAWNGLAMALAKQGDLDGAIDAARRYVALDPDEPLAHTSLSMLYQQKGMIPEAEHEKALSMQLRRG; this is encoded by the coding sequence ATGTCGGAGGCGCGCACCCTCTACAAGACCGGGATCGAGCACTTCGCGAGCGGCCGCATCGCCGAGGCGGTGGGTGCCTACCGCCAGGCCCTCGCCTTGAACGAGCGCCTGGCGATGGCCTGGAACGGACTCGCGATGGCCCTCGCCAAGCAGGGCGACCTCGACGGGGCCATCGACGCCGCCCGCCGCTACGTCGCCCTCGACCCCGACGAGCCGCTCGCCCACACCAGCCTCTCGATGCTCTACCAGCAGAAGGGCATGATCCCCGAGGCGGAGCACGAAAAGGCGCTCTCGATGCAGCTCCGGCGAGGTTAG
- a CDS encoding GNAT family N-acetyltransferase — protein sequence MTAPDTIRLLRGEEREALVALLDGWVVPGWPGRPGDFFRRYLDADPSFEPRNVVVAERAGRLVGCVQIFPRALRVRPGEGPPRNGFAQVPLGGIGSVFTHPEVRGSGVASALLERAIAEMQARGLELSLLFATRHGFYGRLGWQLWPRERGLWLRGEAYTGPDPARRVDRFDPARDLDAAYALHTAHSGALEGTCVRDAAFFRAQLAFAGNPEEDFLLARTSDGALAAYARAAALEGVLLATELARRPEPDAAEALADLVAALLAPRDPDPLAPSASAPPASAPPASGSPRRTPSASAPPCPPPSDLRRFLVAPCLHDPALEGALVRRGVVRQTFSSRDAMLRVLDPDALARRTGRPRTPGESDAAWLARVLPPERLVLWPADRF from the coding sequence ATGACGGCCCCCGACACGATCCGGCTGCTGCGCGGCGAGGAGCGCGAGGCGCTCGTCGCGCTGCTCGACGGCTGGGTGGTGCCGGGCTGGCCGGGACGCCCGGGCGACTTCTTCCGCCGCTATCTCGACGCGGATCCGAGCTTCGAGCCGCGCAACGTCGTGGTGGCCGAACGGGCTGGCCGGCTCGTCGGCTGCGTGCAGATCTTCCCGCGCGCGTTGCGGGTGCGCCCCGGCGAGGGCCCTCCGCGCAACGGCTTCGCGCAGGTACCGCTGGGCGGCATCGGCAGCGTCTTCACCCACCCCGAAGTGCGTGGTAGCGGGGTGGCCTCGGCACTGCTCGAGCGCGCGATCGCCGAGATGCAGGCGCGCGGCCTCGAGCTCTCGCTCCTCTTCGCGACCCGGCACGGATTCTACGGCCGGCTCGGCTGGCAGCTCTGGCCGCGCGAGCGCGGGCTCTGGCTGCGCGGCGAGGCCTACACGGGGCCCGATCCCGCCCGCCGTGTCGACCGCTTCGATCCCGCCCGCGACCTCGATGCTGCCTACGCGCTGCACACCGCCCACAGCGGTGCGCTCGAGGGCACCTGCGTCCGCGACGCCGCCTTCTTCCGGGCCCAGCTCGCGTTCGCCGGCAACCCCGAGGAGGACTTCCTGCTGGCTCGCACCTCCGACGGCGCGCTCGCCGCGTACGCGCGCGCGGCGGCGCTCGAGGGCGTGCTGCTCGCGACCGAGCTCGCGCGCCGTCCCGAGCCCGACGCGGCCGAGGCGCTCGCGGATCTGGTCGCCGCCTTGCTCGCCCCGCGCGATCCGGACCCGCTCGCGCCGTCCGCCAGCGCGCCGCCCGCCAGCGCGCCGCCCGCCAGCGGGTCTCCTCGCCGCACACCGTCCGCCAGCGCGCCCCCCTGCCCCCCGCCGTCCGACCTGCGTCGCTTCCTGGTCGCCCCGTGCCTCCACGATCCCGCGCTCGAGGGTGCCCTCGTGCGCCGCGGCGTCGTGCGCCAGACCTTCTCCTCGCGCGACGCGATGCTCCGCGTGCTCGACCCCGATGCGCTCGCCCGCCGCACCGGAAGACCCCGCACCCCCGGCGAGAGCGACGCCGCCTGGCTCGCACGCGTGCTGCCGCCCGAACGCCTCGTCCTCTGGCCGGCGGACCGCTTCTGA
- a CDS encoding GNAT family N-acetyltransferase, which yields MAGSADEITIDITSEPTLDDVRALEQGLSAHARAFVTRPGFQPLAVLARDGTGRLVGGVVARVNWSWLHVSLVWVAEELRGSGIGALLLAAAEDTARARGCTRAHLDTFSYQARPFYEKRGWRVFATLDDYPEGHQRFFLRKDL from the coding sequence ATGGCCGGCAGCGCCGACGAGATCACGATCGACATCACGTCCGAGCCGACCCTCGACGACGTGCGCGCGCTCGAGCAGGGCCTCTCCGCCCACGCCCGCGCCTTCGTCACGCGCCCGGGCTTCCAGCCGCTCGCCGTGCTCGCCCGCGACGGGACGGGCCGCCTGGTGGGCGGCGTCGTGGCGCGCGTCAACTGGAGCTGGCTGCACGTCTCGCTCGTCTGGGTGGCGGAGGAGCTGCGCGGGAGCGGGATCGGCGCGCTCCTGCTGGCGGCCGCCGAGGACACGGCGCGCGCGCGCGGCTGCACCCGCGCCCACCTCGACACCTTCAGCTACCAGGCCCGCCCCTTCTACGAGAAGCGTGGCTGGCGGGTGTTCGCGACGCTCGACGACTACCCGGAAGGCCACCAGCGCTTCTTCCTGCGCAAGGACCTCTGA
- a CDS encoding rhodanese-like domain-containing protein, which translates to MIDRLRLAIVSLLALASACSGAAGTPAVSGEDLAQRIAAGDAPLLLDVRTPEEFAEGHIPQAINIPYDTLAGRTGELGVEDLDREIVVYCRSGRRAAQAEATLREAGFRGVRHLEGDMIGWREAGRPCEGC; encoded by the coding sequence ATGATCGACCGGCTTCGACTCGCGATCGTGTCGTTGCTCGCGCTCGCGTCGGCGTGCTCCGGCGCCGCGGGCACGCCCGCCGTCTCGGGCGAGGATCTCGCGCAGCGCATCGCGGCCGGCGACGCCCCGTTGCTGCTCGACGTGCGCACCCCCGAGGAGTTCGCCGAGGGACACATCCCGCAGGCGATCAACATCCCCTACGACACGCTGGCCGGACGCACCGGTGAGCTCGGCGTCGAGGACCTCGATCGCGAGATCGTCGTCTACTGCCGGAGCGGGCGGCGCGCCGCGCAGGCGGAGGCGACCCTGCGCGAAGCAGGCTTCCGGGGCGTGCGCCATCTCGAGGGCGACATGATCGGGTGGCGCGAGGCCGGGCGCCCCTGCGAGGGGTGCTGA
- a CDS encoding S1/P1 nuclease translates to MGLRIALVLLAVLSPSPAAGWGPNGHRIVGEIAWRELRPETRRSVRALLPRGRYDTLAEAATWADTFAREQDGYAWLAPLHYVDVSPDARRVEEGRGCRCVVGAILEYADVLGDPARPHAERVDALRLVAHFVGDVHQPLHVSHPDGSGGATVRVRLGGERTQLHAAWDSGFLRLHLARAGLRWRRYAADLEQAIPAKERRTWAAARDPRAWADESLALARRHAFGVRSGTAFGPEASAAAIGVIERRLQQAGVRLAALLDEQLAASP, encoded by the coding sequence GTGGGCCTCCGCATCGCGCTCGTGCTGCTGGCCGTCCTGTCGCCGTCGCCCGCTGCCGGCTGGGGGCCCAACGGCCATCGCATCGTCGGTGAGATCGCCTGGCGCGAGCTGCGCCCGGAGACCAGGCGCTCCGTGCGCGCGCTCCTCCCGCGCGGCCGTTACGACACACTCGCCGAGGCCGCCACCTGGGCCGACACCTTCGCCCGCGAGCAGGACGGCTACGCATGGCTCGCGCCGCTGCACTACGTGGACGTCTCCCCGGATGCACGCCGGGTGGAGGAAGGCCGCGGCTGCCGCTGCGTCGTCGGGGCCATCCTCGAGTACGCGGACGTGCTCGGCGACCCCGCCCGCCCGCACGCGGAGCGGGTCGACGCGCTCCGGCTCGTCGCGCACTTCGTCGGCGACGTCCACCAGCCGCTCCACGTGAGCCACCCCGACGGCAGCGGGGGCGCGACCGTGCGCGTCCGGCTGGGCGGCGAGCGCACCCAGCTCCACGCCGCCTGGGACTCGGGCTTCCTGCGCCTGCACCTGGCCCGCGCGGGCCTGCGCTGGCGACGCTACGCGGCCGACCTCGAGCAGGCGATCCCTGCCAAGGAGCGGCGCACCTGGGCGGCCGCGCGCGATCCGCGCGCCTGGGCCGACGAGTCCCTCGCGCTGGCGCGCCGCCACGCCTTCGGGGTGCGCTCCGGGACGGCCTTCGGCCCGGAGGCGTCCGCCGCGGCGATCGGGGTCATCGAGCGCCGCCTCCAGCAGGCGGGCGTGCGCCTCGCTGCGCTGCTCGACGAGCAGCTTGCCGCTTCCCCTTGA
- a CDS encoding AAA family ATPase translates to MSLPLESPGSYRFGEFELDAARQELRRGGDLVAIAPKPLALLALLVSRRDRMVSREEALAEIWPHVAVSDATLASTLRDLRRALADDPQLPRYIRTARGLGFRFVAPVACGPPPPEARPEPVRSIPLVGRRVLLAQLGDALAAASSGCGRLVLLEGEPGIGKTRLLAALSEGAPSSHAIVCQARFPEAGTGAAYRPWSQLLAALIEARPPERLAEEMGHGLPWIARLVPGLIPGEAPLPTAPEDETTALRLFEAVSGFLRRVSRSAPLVLILDDLQGADRSSLRLLEYLADEIHGERILIAGAYRSCALDPEHPLPATLAELARGPGFARHRVEGVDAEATAALVQAVTGREPGDAELAGIHARTDGNPFYVTELARFLAEAPAGGGAGSVPPSLCELLHGRLQRLPLRCRDTIELAAVIGREFEVALLGRASGLDIADLTEALVLGRQAGLVELGWGPARRFRHALVQEAIYAGLPEARRRLLHRRVGEAAQALPSGDRSDRLATAARHLCEVAEEVGIAAFEAAVAAAERAEAALAFEEARRQYKLALTALDRVDGAHRGHRCPVLLALARAQLHAGEVGRAVETARGAAALARDLGRPDLLAEAGLLFADYVVIDSSEPRALFQEVLAALGPEHVALRGRSLAALATALWYEGRSEQRLALADEAIAIARRIESPQDLVGALLARHHALAGPRHLPERLRLADQALAEADRRHNDVQICQVLAWRAGDLMEAGDRAAAERDVTRLEEISQATRCRRYLDHPSRWRALLATMEGRFEDAESWLAESARWRQRGGVPNVESYVLMQASLLMRERGRQVELAELVHDAPSLDPFRTRVPAARAAIALFELEGGRPAGAQRLLAELAADDYAALAEDPNLLDTASWLAEICRHLRARDVAAALHERLAPWRDRVAGIYAITCRGSMARYLGLLAAAAGRAPDAVACLEAALVANQAIGAELYGAWTRWELAQQLAARGDGGRARALTEQARATAARLGLGKLAAEIDQGVAAVQPAPGVSYPTIS, encoded by the coding sequence GTGTCGCTTCCCCTGGAGAGCCCTGGTAGCTACCGCTTCGGCGAGTTCGAGCTCGACGCCGCCCGCCAGGAGCTGCGCCGCGGCGGCGACCTCGTCGCGATCGCGCCGAAGCCGCTCGCGCTCCTCGCGCTGCTCGTGAGCCGGCGCGACCGCATGGTGTCGCGCGAGGAGGCGCTCGCCGAGATCTGGCCCCACGTCGCGGTGAGCGATGCCACGCTTGCGTCCACGCTGCGCGACCTGCGCCGCGCCCTCGCCGACGACCCGCAGCTCCCGCGCTACATCCGCACCGCCCGTGGTCTCGGCTTCCGCTTCGTCGCGCCCGTTGCGTGCGGGCCGCCGCCGCCCGAAGCGCGCCCCGAGCCCGTCCGGTCCATACCCCTCGTCGGGCGTCGCGTGCTGCTCGCGCAGCTCGGCGACGCCCTCGCGGCGGCGTCGAGCGGCTGCGGCCGGCTGGTGCTGCTCGAGGGCGAGCCCGGGATCGGCAAGACGCGCCTGCTGGCCGCGCTCTCGGAGGGCGCCCCCTCGTCCCACGCGATCGTGTGCCAGGCGCGCTTCCCCGAGGCGGGTACGGGGGCTGCCTATCGGCCGTGGTCCCAGCTCCTGGCGGCGCTGATCGAGGCACGCCCGCCCGAGCGCCTCGCCGAGGAGATGGGGCACGGGCTGCCGTGGATCGCGCGGCTCGTGCCCGGGCTGATCCCGGGCGAGGCCCCCTTGCCGACCGCGCCCGAGGACGAGACCACGGCGCTGCGCCTCTTCGAGGCCGTCTCGGGCTTCCTGCGCCGCGTCTCCCGGAGCGCACCCCTCGTGCTGATCCTCGACGACCTGCAGGGTGCCGATCGCTCCTCGCTACGCCTGCTCGAGTACCTGGCCGACGAGATCCACGGCGAGCGCATCCTGATCGCCGGCGCCTACCGGAGCTGTGCGCTGGATCCCGAGCATCCGCTTCCCGCGACCCTGGCGGAGCTGGCGCGCGGGCCCGGCTTCGCGCGGCATCGGGTCGAAGGGGTCGACGCGGAGGCCACCGCCGCGCTCGTGCAGGCGGTGACCGGTCGCGAGCCGGGCGACGCCGAGCTCGCCGGGATCCACGCCCGCACCGACGGCAATCCCTTCTACGTGACCGAGCTGGCGCGCTTCCTGGCCGAGGCGCCCGCGGGCGGCGGGGCCGGCAGCGTGCCGCCGAGCCTGTGCGAGCTCCTGCATGGCCGCCTCCAGCGGCTCCCGCTGCGCTGCCGGGACACGATCGAGCTGGCCGCCGTGATCGGCCGCGAGTTCGAGGTGGCGCTCCTCGGCCGCGCGAGCGGCCTCGACATCGCGGACCTGACCGAGGCGCTCGTGCTCGGCCGGCAGGCCGGGCTCGTGGAGCTCGGCTGGGGCCCGGCGCGCCGCTTCCGGCACGCGCTGGTGCAGGAGGCGATCTATGCCGGCTTGCCCGAAGCGCGCCGGCGCCTGCTGCACCGCCGCGTCGGCGAGGCCGCCCAGGCGCTGCCCTCGGGCGATCGCAGCGACCGGCTCGCCACCGCCGCCCGGCACCTGTGCGAAGTCGCGGAGGAGGTCGGCATCGCGGCCTTCGAGGCGGCCGTGGCGGCGGCCGAGCGCGCGGAGGCGGCGCTCGCCTTCGAGGAGGCGAGGCGCCAGTACAAGCTGGCGCTCACCGCGCTCGATCGCGTCGATGGTGCGCACCGGGGCCACCGCTGTCCCGTCCTCCTGGCACTCGCGCGCGCCCAGCTGCACGCCGGTGAGGTCGGGCGCGCCGTGGAGACGGCGCGCGGCGCCGCTGCGCTCGCCCGCGATCTCGGGCGTCCGGATCTCCTCGCCGAGGCCGGCCTGCTCTTCGCCGACTACGTGGTCATCGACTCCTCGGAGCCCCGCGCGCTCTTCCAGGAGGTGCTCGCCGCGCTCGGGCCCGAGCACGTTGCGCTGCGCGGGCGCAGCCTCGCGGCGCTCGCGACCGCGCTCTGGTACGAGGGTCGGAGCGAGCAGCGGCTCGCGCTGGCGGACGAGGCGATCGCGATCGCGCGCCGCATCGAGAGTCCCCAGGACCTGGTCGGCGCGCTGCTCGCGCGGCACCACGCGCTGGCGGGGCCCCGCCACCTGCCCGAGCGCCTGCGCCTCGCCGACCAGGCCCTCGCCGAGGCAGACCGCCGTCACAACGACGTCCAGATCTGCCAGGTGCTGGCCTGGCGCGCCGGCGACCTGATGGAAGCGGGCGACCGCGCGGCTGCCGAACGCGACGTCACGCGCCTCGAGGAGATCTCGCAGGCCACGCGCTGCCGGCGCTATCTCGACCATCCCTCGCGCTGGCGCGCGCTGCTCGCGACGATGGAGGGCCGCTTCGAGGACGCCGAGTCCTGGCTCGCCGAGAGTGCTCGCTGGCGGCAACGCGGCGGGGTTCCGAACGTCGAGTCCTACGTCCTGATGCAGGCGAGCCTGCTGATGCGGGAGCGCGGCCGCCAGGTCGAGCTCGCCGAGCTCGTGCACGATGCGCCCTCGCTCGACCCCTTCCGGACGCGTGTTCCCGCCGCCCGCGCCGCGATCGCGCTCTTCGAGCTCGAGGGCGGCCGTCCGGCCGGCGCGCAGCGTCTGCTCGCCGAGCTGGCCGCCGACGACTACGCCGCGCTGGCCGAGGACCCGAACCTGCTCGACACCGCGAGCTGGCTCGCGGAGATCTGCCGGCACCTGCGCGCGCGCGACGTCGCCGCCGCGCTCCACGAGCGCCTCGCGCCCTGGCGTGACCGCGTCGCCGGGATCTACGCGATCACGTGTCGAGGTTCGATGGCGCGCTACCTGGGCCTGCTGGCGGCTGCCGCAGGCCGCGCGCCCGACGCCGTGGCCTGCCTCGAGGCGGCGCTCGTGGCCAACCAGGCGATCGGCGCCGAGCTCTACGGGGCCTGGACCCGCTGGGAGCTCGCGCAGCAGCTCGCCGCCCGGGGCGACGGCGGGCGGGCGCGCGCACTCACCGAGCAGGCGCGGGCCACGGCCGCGCGCCTCGGCCTCGGGAAGCTCGCCGCCGAAATCGACCAGGGCGTCGCCGCCGTCCAGCCCGCCCCAGGTGTCTCGTACCCGACGATCTCGTAG
- a CDS encoding Zn-dependent alcohol dehydrogenase has product MAKQAKAVVCREWNKPPVVETVTVEAPKRGEVMIKVGACGVCHSDLSATNGTIPLPPPLVLGHEAAGTIVELGEGVGDIAVGDTVIVSWVPMCGKCRYCVMGKPQLCDQSAKATVTLPDGTHRFKDKDGKPLNHMAGTGVMAEYATLHRDNVIKIDPSVGMDKAAIVGCAVMTGVGAALNTVKVEPGSVCVVFGAGGVGLNTIQGCAIAGASRIIAVDMSDKKLEYARQFGATDTINPSTDGDPVGKIMVLTGGGADYAFECIGLGATITQAYNCIQKGGTAVVVGVSKPTETVTLGAFMMPFQEKVLVGSMYGSARPAVDFPRLLDLYKHGRLKLDELVTATYSIDQAQQAFDDLVAGVNARGVIVF; this is encoded by the coding sequence ATGGCGAAGCAGGCCAAGGCCGTCGTCTGCCGCGAGTGGAACAAGCCGCCGGTCGTCGAGACCGTCACCGTCGAGGCGCCGAAGCGCGGCGAGGTGATGATCAAGGTCGGCGCCTGCGGCGTCTGCCACAGCGACCTCTCCGCCACCAACGGCACGATCCCGCTGCCGCCGCCGCTGGTCCTCGGGCACGAGGCCGCGGGCACGATCGTCGAGCTGGGCGAGGGGGTCGGTGACATCGCGGTCGGCGACACCGTCATCGTGTCGTGGGTCCCGATGTGCGGGAAGTGCCGCTACTGCGTGATGGGCAAGCCCCAGCTCTGCGACCAGTCGGCCAAGGCCACCGTGACGCTCCCCGACGGCACGCACCGCTTCAAGGACAAGGACGGCAAGCCGCTCAACCACATGGCCGGGACCGGCGTGATGGCCGAGTACGCGACACTGCACCGCGACAACGTGATCAAGATCGACCCCTCGGTGGGGATGGACAAGGCTGCGATCGTGGGCTGCGCGGTGATGACCGGTGTCGGTGCGGCGCTCAACACCGTGAAGGTCGAGCCGGGCAGCGTGTGCGTGGTGTTCGGAGCGGGCGGCGTCGGCCTGAACACGATCCAGGGCTGCGCGATCGCCGGCGCCTCGCGGATCATCGCCGTCGACATGTCGGACAAGAAGCTCGAGTACGCCCGCCAGTTCGGCGCCACCGACACGATCAACCCGAGCACCGACGGCGACCCGGTCGGCAAGATCATGGTGCTGACCGGCGGCGGCGCGGACTACGCCTTCGAGTGCATCGGCCTCGGGGCGACGATCACCCAGGCCTACAACTGCATCCAGAAGGGCGGCACCGCGGTGGTGGTCGGCGTGTCGAAGCCGACCGAGACCGTGACGCTCGGCGCGTTCATGATGCCCTTCCAGGAGAAGGTCCTGGTCGGCTCGATGTACGGCTCGGCGCGCCCGGCCGTCGACTTCCCGCGCCTGCTCGACCTCTACAAGCACGGCCGCCTCAAGCTCGACGAGCTGGTCACCGCCACCTACTCGATCGACCAGGCCCAGCAGGCCTTCGACGACCTGGTGGCGGGCGTGAACGCGCGCGGCGTGATCGTGTTCTAG
- a CDS encoding FAD-binding oxidoreductase, producing the protein MAFDPQARRIVPDPPARDPADEESLDVWGFRDTRFVARADGVVVLTGSRYALSGQELPELLGWTQRQIHPDVRPDDLNRPHYPPAIPPPRRNQAFLDELRKSFADDQASEDPELRLRHGHGHTQEEMYAVKYGALERVPDLVVYPAEDAQVERLVEAALRHDVVLIPYGGGTNVTDALRCRADEARTIVSVDLRRMNRILWIDPVDRMACIEAGAVGREIAAGLAAHGFTMGHEPDSVEFSTLGGWIATHASGMKKNRYGNIEDLVLDVRVVTAQGVLERPSVHPRESIGSADARRFVLGSEGCLGIVTRAVVKVFPLPERQVYGSIVFPDFPRGVDFLYELQQAGDVPASVRLVDNLQFQLSQMLKPRKEGLGRLVSQAEKLFVTKLKGFDVERMTACTMVFEGTRAEVAAQEKRSYAIAKRHGGLAGGAANGERGYQLTFGIAYLRDWILNHYLIAESFETSVPWSRALELCEAVKERIRAEHAARRLPGKPFVTCRVTQLYPTGVCVYFYFAFYFKGVPGNPSEIYAEIEHAARDEVLARGGSLSHHHGIGKIRQPFLGRIASPGQLAFAREVKRAVDPRNVFGAGNQLFGGDRHP; encoded by the coding sequence ATGGCGTTCGACCCGCAGGCGCGCCGCATCGTGCCCGATCCGCCGGCCCGTGATCCCGCCGACGAGGAGTCGCTCGACGTCTGGGGCTTCCGCGACACCCGCTTCGTCGCGCGCGCGGACGGGGTCGTGGTGCTCACCGGGAGCCGCTACGCGCTCTCGGGCCAGGAGCTGCCCGAGCTGCTCGGCTGGACGCAGCGCCAGATCCATCCGGACGTGCGCCCCGACGACCTGAACCGGCCCCACTACCCGCCCGCGATCCCCCCGCCGCGCCGGAACCAGGCCTTCCTCGACGAGCTCCGCAAGAGCTTCGCCGACGACCAGGCGAGCGAGGACCCCGAGCTGCGCCTGCGCCACGGGCACGGCCACACGCAGGAGGAGATGTACGCGGTCAAGTACGGCGCGCTCGAGCGGGTGCCGGACCTGGTCGTGTACCCGGCCGAGGACGCGCAGGTCGAGCGTCTGGTCGAGGCGGCCCTGCGCCACGACGTGGTGCTGATCCCCTACGGCGGCGGCACCAACGTCACCGACGCGCTGCGCTGTCGCGCCGACGAGGCGCGCACGATCGTGTCGGTCGACCTGCGGCGCATGAACCGGATCCTGTGGATCGACCCGGTCGACCGGATGGCCTGCATCGAGGCGGGTGCGGTCGGGCGCGAGATCGCCGCGGGCCTCGCCGCGCACGGCTTCACGATGGGACACGAGCCCGACAGCGTGGAGTTCTCGACCCTCGGCGGCTGGATCGCGACCCACGCCTCGGGCATGAAGAAGAACCGCTACGGCAACATCGAGGACCTCGTGCTCGACGTGCGCGTGGTGACCGCGCAGGGGGTGCTCGAGCGGCCGTCGGTGCACCCGCGCGAGTCGATCGGCAGCGCCGACGCGCGCCGCTTCGTGCTCGGCTCCGAGGGCTGCCTCGGGATCGTGACGCGGGCGGTGGTGAAGGTCTTCCCGCTGCCCGAGCGGCAGGTCTACGGCTCGATCGTGTTCCCCGACTTCCCGCGCGGCGTCGACTTCCTCTACGAGCTCCAGCAGGCGGGCGACGTGCCGGCCAGCGTGCGGCTCGTCGACAACCTCCAGTTCCAGCTCTCCCAGATGCTGAAGCCGCGCAAGGAGGGACTCGGGCGGCTCGTCTCGCAGGCGGAGAAGCTCTTCGTCACGAAGCTGAAGGGCTTCGACGTCGAGCGCATGACGGCCTGCACGATGGTCTTCGAGGGCACGCGCGCGGAGGTGGCCGCGCAGGAGAAGCGCAGCTACGCGATCGCGAAGCGCCACGGCGGGCTCGCCGGCGGCGCCGCCAACGGGGAGCGCGGCTACCAGCTCACCTTCGGGATCGCCTACCTGCGCGACTGGATCCTGAACCACTACCTGATCGCCGAGAGCTTCGAGACCTCCGTCCCGTGGAGCCGCGCCCTCGAGCTGTGCGAGGCGGTGAAGGAGCGCATCCGCGCCGAGCACGCGGCGCGCCGGCTGCCCGGCAAGCCCTTCGTCACCTGCCGGGTGACCCAGCTCTACCCGACCGGCGTGTGCGTCTACTTCTACTTCGCGTTCTACTTCAAGGGCGTGCCCGGCAACCCGAGCGAGATCTACGCCGAGATCGAGCACGCCGCGCGCGACGAGGTGCTGGCGCGGGGCGGCTCGCTCTCGCACCACCACGGGATCGGGAAGATCCGCCAGCCCTTCCTGGGCCGGATCGCGTCGCCGGGCCAGCTCGCCTTCGCGCGCGAGGTGAAGCGCGCGGTGGACCCCCGGAACGTCTTCGGCGCGGGCAACCAGCTCTTCGGAGGAGACCGCCATCCCTGA